In Leptotrichia sp. OH3620_COT-345, a genomic segment contains:
- a CDS encoding DeoR/GlpR family DNA-binding transcription regulator, whose product MFVSERLNEILKMMDKEGKVEVNKLSKTFNVSKDLIRKDLSRLEEQGLLERTYGGAVKKRQFAKTITIASRISQNTEIKRKIALKALSEINENENIFLDISSINYILAQEIIKENLNLTIITNMIDIMHLFSLNSNMKTKLIGIGGTCNSFIDGFVGIAAINQINSFNIDRCFIGAIGVNTYNGNVSTYDQEDGLTKSSIINTSKIKYLITEKSKIDQDGQYNFSNLKIFDSIITDDNISISGIKELKKYKIKII is encoded by the coding sequence ATGTTTGTATCAGAACGTTTAAATGAAATCCTGAAGATGATGGATAAAGAAGGAAAAGTCGAAGTAAATAAGTTAAGTAAAACATTTAATGTATCTAAAGATTTAATAAGAAAAGATTTAAGCAGACTGGAAGAACAGGGATTGCTTGAAAGAACTTACGGAGGGGCAGTAAAAAAACGTCAATTTGCCAAAACTATTACAATTGCATCGAGAATATCCCAGAATACAGAGATTAAAAGAAAAATAGCATTAAAGGCATTAAGTGAAATCAATGAAAATGAAAATATATTTCTGGACATTTCCTCAATAAACTATATTTTAGCTCAGGAAATAATAAAAGAAAACTTAAATCTCACTATTATTACAAATATGATTGATATTATGCATCTTTTTTCATTAAATTCTAATATGAAAACAAAACTTATCGGTATTGGAGGAACATGTAACAGTTTTATAGACGGTTTTGTGGGCATTGCAGCTATAAACCAAATCAACAGTTTTAATATTGATCGTTGTTTTATAGGAGCAATAGGAGTAAATACATATAATGGAAATGTTTCGACTTATGATCAGGAAGACGGTCTTACAAAATCTTCAATTATAAATACAAGTAAAATAAAATATCTTATTACCGAAAAAAGTAAAATAGATCAAGATGGGCAGTATAATTTTTCAAATCTTAAAATATTCGATTCTATTATTACTGATGATAATATTTCTATTTCGGGAATAAAAGAGCTGAAAAAATATAAAATTAAAATTATATAA
- a CDS encoding MipA/OmpV family protein → MKKIFILGLLVSALSFTAEKEFKAEIGASGFYSNGIYQEKNKGGVIPFLNLSYKNLYMDNTEAGLKFDVGENLSIKAYTNFMDGNLVKGEDLKEGYKTYKKRKTQMAYGGKLSYRTGPVEGYIFAQGGKKGAKGGAGVNYIIPVTEKMAVLTGIKYNIYNKKYTDYYFGVHEDDLGGKLQKTYFSKSSHSYGLQVGIENKITEKFSAVGFFSVERFSKEVHKSPIIKDKNEIRGGLGVKYNF, encoded by the coding sequence ATGAAAAAAATTTTTATATTAGGTTTATTAGTTTCGGCGTTATCATTTACGGCAGAAAAGGAATTTAAAGCAGAAATAGGGGCGAGTGGGTTTTATTCAAATGGAATATATCAGGAAAAAAACAAGGGAGGTGTTATTCCCTTCTTGAATCTTTCCTATAAAAACCTTTATATGGACAATACAGAGGCAGGATTAAAATTTGACGTGGGAGAAAACCTATCTATAAAGGCATATACAAACTTTATGGATGGAAATCTTGTAAAGGGAGAAGACTTGAAAGAGGGATACAAAACATATAAAAAACGTAAGACCCAAATGGCTTATGGTGGAAAATTAAGTTATAGGACGGGTCCTGTTGAAGGATATATTTTTGCACAAGGAGGAAAAAAAGGGGCAAAAGGAGGGGCAGGTGTAAACTATATTATCCCTGTAACTGAAAAAATGGCAGTTTTAACAGGAATAAAATACAATATATATAATAAAAAATATACTGATTATTACTTTGGAGTACATGAAGATGACCTAGGGGGAAAATTGCAAAAAACCTATTTTTCTAAAAGTTCTCATTCCTATGGATTACAGGTGGGAATAGAGAATAAGATTACAGAAAAATTTTCAGCTGTAGGATTTTTTTCAGTGGAAAGATTTTCAAAGGAAGTACACAAATCTCCGATTATAAAGGATAAAAACGAAATTAGAGGAGGACTTGGAGTAAAATATAACTTTTAA
- a CDS encoding glycyl-radical enzyme activating protein, whose translation MTGNEEKGLIFNIQRYSLNDGGGIRTVVFFKGCPLRCPWCSNPESQSFRPEKMKSGINGKITTTGKWYTVNEIVKEVLKDEVFFNVSGGGVTLSGGEILAQGEFATKLLRELKDNMINTAIETCGYGKTEILKKMLDYTDTVFFDLKITDNEKSKEIIKGDFTTIKENFIEATKKNKVIPRFPYIPKYTDNIQNIDEILKIISEYGIKEIHILPYHNYGMSKYEMLGRKYELENIEIPEKEEIEKIKKYVENRGFKVLIGG comes from the coding sequence ATGACTGGCAATGAAGAAAAAGGACTAATCTTCAATATACAGAGATATTCCTTAAATGACGGCGGAGGAATAAGAACGGTCGTATTTTTTAAAGGTTGTCCGTTAAGATGTCCATGGTGTTCAAATCCTGAATCTCAAAGCTTTCGACCAGAAAAAATGAAAAGCGGTATAAACGGGAAAATAACAACTACAGGTAAATGGTACACCGTAAATGAAATTGTCAAAGAAGTACTAAAAGATGAAGTATTTTTTAATGTTTCGGGAGGTGGAGTAACTTTATCGGGAGGGGAAATATTGGCTCAAGGAGAATTCGCCACAAAACTTTTAAGAGAGTTAAAGGACAATATGATAAATACTGCAATAGAAACATGCGGTTATGGAAAAACCGAAATATTGAAAAAAATGCTGGATTATACAGATACTGTTTTTTTTGATTTAAAAATAACTGATAACGAAAAATCAAAAGAAATAATAAAAGGAGATTTTACAACAATAAAAGAAAATTTTATTGAAGCAACAAAAAAAAACAAAGTTATTCCGAGGTTCCCTTATATTCCAAAATATACCGACAACATTCAGAATATAGATGAAATATTGAAAATTATTAGTGAATATGGTATAAAAGAAATCCATATTCTTCCCTATCATAATTACGGAATGTCAAAGTATGAAATGCTCGGAAGAAAATATGAATTGGAAAACATTGAAATTCCTGAAAAAGAAGAAATTGAAAAAATAAAAAAATATGTTGAAAATAGAGGTTTCAAAGTATTGATAGGAGGATAA
- a CDS encoding UPF0236 family transposase-like protein has protein sequence MFLTSYEIDCVAEYIMNYLSRMYDMDRKRLILNSDGAKWIESLTNNLKSYNVIYIYDGFHLNSLLRTLSGNNSEIYYKLYNFLNEGDIEKFNKCSSLLI, from the coding sequence ATGTTCCTTACATCATATGAGATAGACTGTGTAGCAGAATACATAATGAACTATCTCTCTAGGATGTATGACATGGATAGGAAGAGGCTGATACTCAATTCAGATGGTGCAAAGTGGATAGAAAGTCTGACAAATAACCTAAAGTCCTACAATGTTATTTATATATATGACGGGTTCCATCTGAACAGTCTCCTTAGGACATTATCAGGAAATAACAGTGAAATTTACTATAAATTGTATAATTTTTTGAATGAAGGTGATATAGAGAAGTTCAATAAGTGTAGCAGTCTGTTAATATAG
- a CDS encoding formate C-acetyltransferase produces MNERIEFLKKELFKNKREISIERAVLYTESHKETINEPEIIRRARAVEKILNKMKISIREKELIAGNRTVNPRAGIISPEMDPYWIMKEIDTMATRPQDRFIFKEEDKKIFIEMLYPYWAGKSLKDSLNGVIPEPIKKAVNEKIVNLNQTDKGQGHIIPDFETVLRKGYGKIKKEIKEKLLKNPENDFFRASDIVLEATVNHIKRYGKLAREMAKNEKDHTRKSELEIIAETSKKISTEPAENFYEALQLLWYTSIVLQMESNASSISLGRIDQYLYPYYKNDIEKGEEINKLKEYLEAFYIKTNDVVLLRSEHSAKFFAGFPSGYTALLGGVTIYGRSAVNDLSYLCLDAYQDIRLPQPNLGVRVNDIEPKKFIKKTCETIALGTGIPQLFNDEVVIPSFLSRGVSLEDARDYSVVGCVELSIPGKTYGLHDIAMLNILKIMENVIYDNENTENLSIEKIIEDIKNSISHYVALMAEGSNIVDKGHKKYAPVPLLSTLIKDCQENGKDITSGGARYNFSGVQGIGLPNLCDSLAVIKKFIFDNKKYTYKELVKILKNNYKDKYEEIRNEFINDESKYGNDIDEVDGISAEILRYYCKEVEKYSNSRGGMFIPGSYTVSAHIPLGEVVGATPDGRYAGEQLADGGLSPMFGRDIFGPTAVLKSLSKLDNVLLTNGSLLNVKLSPGTLKTEEGMNKFVDFIYAYMKLKLTHIQFNVINIETLRKAQKEPEKYGNLVVRVAGYSAFFSELNKKIQDDIIHRTEHQL; encoded by the coding sequence ATGAATGAAAGAATAGAATTTTTAAAAAAAGAACTGTTTAAAAATAAAAGGGAAATTTCCATAGAAAGAGCCGTTCTTTATACTGAAAGTCACAAAGAAACAATAAATGAACCTGAAATAATAAGAAGAGCCAGAGCCGTTGAAAAAATATTGAATAAAATGAAAATAAGTATAAGGGAAAAAGAACTGATAGCCGGGAATAGAACTGTAAATCCGAGGGCCGGAATAATTTCTCCTGAAATGGACCCTTACTGGATAATGAAAGAAATAGACACAATGGCAACAAGACCTCAAGATCGTTTTATATTTAAAGAAGAGGATAAAAAAATATTTATAGAAATGCTTTATCCTTATTGGGCGGGAAAATCTCTGAAAGATTCTTTAAACGGTGTAATTCCTGAACCTATAAAGAAAGCTGTCAATGAAAAAATAGTTAATCTGAATCAGACTGATAAGGGGCAAGGACATATTATTCCTGACTTCGAAACTGTACTCCGAAAAGGATACGGAAAGATAAAAAAGGAAATTAAAGAAAAGCTTCTGAAAAATCCTGAAAATGATTTTTTTAGAGCTTCAGACATTGTTCTGGAAGCAACTGTAAACCATATTAAAAGATACGGAAAATTAGCTCGAGAAATGGCGAAAAATGAAAAAGACCATACAAGAAAATCCGAACTGGAAATAATAGCCGAAACATCGAAAAAAATATCTACAGAACCTGCTGAAAATTTTTATGAAGCCTTACAACTGCTCTGGTATACAAGCATAGTCCTTCAGATGGAGTCCAATGCAAGCTCGATTTCTCTGGGAAGAATAGACCAGTATTTATACCCTTATTATAAAAACGATATTGAAAAAGGAGAAGAAATAAATAAACTGAAAGAATATCTTGAAGCATTTTATATAAAAACAAATGATGTAGTTTTACTTAGAAGTGAACACAGTGCAAAATTTTTTGCAGGATTTCCGTCAGGCTATACTGCCCTTTTAGGGGGGGTGACAATATACGGACGTTCTGCAGTAAATGACCTGTCATACTTGTGTTTGGATGCTTATCAGGACATAAGACTACCTCAACCTAACCTCGGTGTCAGAGTAAATGACATCGAACCAAAAAAATTTATAAAAAAAACATGTGAAACAATAGCTCTCGGAACGGGTATACCTCAATTATTTAACGATGAAGTTGTAATTCCTTCTTTCTTATCAAGGGGAGTATCATTAGAAGATGCAAGGGACTATTCTGTAGTAGGATGTGTCGAATTATCCATTCCGGGAAAAACATACGGATTACATGATATAGCTATGTTAAATATACTGAAAATAATGGAAAATGTAATTTATGACAATGAAAATACGGAAAATTTAAGTATAGAAAAAATTATCGAAGATATAAAAAATTCCATTTCCCATTATGTTGCCTTAATGGCGGAAGGAAGCAACATTGTGGACAAAGGACATAAAAAATATGCTCCTGTTCCCTTATTATCAACCCTTATAAAAGATTGTCAGGAAAACGGTAAAGATATAACTTCAGGAGGAGCAAGATATAATTTTTCAGGAGTTCAGGGAATAGGTCTACCTAATTTATGTGATTCATTGGCAGTAATAAAAAAGTTCATATTTGATAATAAAAAATATACATATAAAGAACTTGTAAAAATATTGAAAAATAACTACAAAGATAAATATGAAGAAATAAGAAACGAATTTATAAATGATGAATCCAAGTACGGAAATGACATTGACGAAGTAGACGGTATAAGTGCGGAAATATTAAGATATTACTGTAAGGAAGTGGAAAAATACTCAAATTCAAGAGGCGGAATGTTTATCCCCGGTTCTTACACAGTTTCTGCTCATATTCCTTTAGGCGAAGTTGTAGGAGCTACACCTGATGGAAGATACGCAGGAGAACAGTTGGCTGACGGAGGTCTGTCACCGATGTTCGGACGGGATATATTCGGTCCCACTGCTGTACTGAAAAGTTTAAGTAAACTGGATAATGTCCTTCTAACAAACGGCAGTCTGCTAAATGTCAAATTAAGTCCGGGAACATTGAAAACTGAGGAAGGTATGAATAAATTTGTAGATTTTATCTATGCTTATATGAAGCTGAAACTCACTCACATACAATTTAACGTAATAAACATAGAAACTCTGAGAAAAGCTCAGAAAGAACCTGAAAAATATGGAAATCTTGTAGTAAGAGTAGCAGGATACAGTGCATTTTTCAGTGAGCTTAACAAAAAAATACAGGACGATATTATCCACAGAACTGAACATCAGCTATAA
- a CDS encoding low molecular weight protein-tyrosine-phosphatase: protein MVKVLFVCLGNICRSPMAEAVFRKMVEDEGLTRQIQIDSAATSSWEQGNPVHRGTRKRLAKEGISTSGMYSRVLNDDDLSSDYIIGMDESNIMNIRNFIGKRVVSRVNRLLEYAGEVRDIEDPYYTGDFDKTYEDVTKGCEALLLFIKKYDFSMK from the coding sequence ATGGTAAAAGTATTATTTGTATGTCTGGGAAATATATGTCGTTCTCCCATGGCAGAAGCGGTTTTCAGAAAAATGGTTGAAGATGAAGGGCTGACAAGACAGATTCAAATAGATTCAGCGGCCACAAGTTCGTGGGAGCAAGGGAATCCTGTTCACAGGGGTACACGAAAACGTCTTGCAAAAGAAGGCATAAGTACTTCAGGAATGTATTCACGTGTATTAAATGATGATGATCTTTCTTCCGATTATATAATCGGAATGGATGAGAGCAATATAATGAATATAAGGAATTTTATCGGAAAACGTGTTGTTTCAAGAGTTAATCGTTTGCTGGAATATGCAGGGGAAGTCCGTGATATTGAAGATCCTTATTATACGGGAGATTTTGATAAGACTTACGAAGATGTGACAAAAGGATGTGAAGCATTACTTCTTTTCATAAAAAAGTATGATTTCAGTATGAAATAA
- a CDS encoding helix-turn-helix transcriptional regulator: MDKLFHPEIKNVVLEQIFYALSDSTRLMIFKRLYSSEKEEKCGCFEDLGKKNNLSHHFKVLRENGIIKVRIDGRNRYVSIRKDELNLKFPNLLDLIYDGCKKQIK; encoded by the coding sequence ATGGATAAGTTATTTCATCCTGAGATTAAAAATGTTGTATTGGAACAGATTTTTTATGCTTTAAGTGATTCTACCAGACTGATGATTTTTAAAAGATTATATAGTTCTGAAAAAGAGGAAAAGTGCGGGTGTTTTGAAGATTTAGGAAAAAAAAACAATCTTTCTCATCATTTTAAAGTTTTAAGGGAAAATGGAATTATAAAAGTGAGGATTGATGGAAGAAACAGATATGTTTCAATAAGAAAAGATGAATTAAATTTAAAGTTTCCAAACTTGCTTGACTTAATTTATGACGGATGTAAAAAGCAAATAAAGTAA
- a CDS encoding ABC transporter ATP-binding protein: protein MIKTEKICKEIDGNKILSDIDFQMEKGEFVAVMGPSGCGKSTFLYCISGMDNVTSGKIDFNGKNICKLSEKDIEGLRLEYMGFIFQRENFLKNLSVEENIMFPAIYLKKEKKENIKKRCKMLMEKTGILEIAERDIRNVSGGQLQRSAICRALINKPAIIFADEPTGALNSKATEEIMDIFTNIHKEGTSILVVTHDSGVAAKADKVVFMKDGRIYSELVLKGEDMAQRQRRVRDMMNEIEI from the coding sequence ATGATAAAAACAGAAAAAATTTGTAAGGAAATAGATGGAAATAAGATTTTATCAGATATAGATTTCCAAATGGAAAAGGGGGAATTTGTTGCAGTTATGGGACCGTCGGGATGTGGAAAATCAACCTTTCTTTATTGTATAAGCGGTATGGACAATGTCACTTCGGGGAAAATTGATTTTAATGGTAAAAATATATGTAAACTGTCAGAAAAGGATATTGAAGGGCTTCGTCTGGAATATATGGGATTTATATTTCAAAGGGAAAATTTTTTAAAAAACCTTTCAGTGGAGGAAAATATTATGTTTCCTGCAATATATTTAAAAAAGGAAAAAAAGGAAAATATAAAGAAAAGATGTAAAATGCTGATGGAAAAAACAGGGATTTTGGAAATTGCCGAAAGGGATATAAGAAATGTTTCCGGAGGTCAGCTTCAAAGGTCAGCCATATGCAGGGCCTTAATCAACAAACCTGCAATTATTTTTGCAGACGAACCGACAGGGGCCTTAAATTCCAAGGCAACAGAGGAAATAATGGATATATTTACAAATATACATAAAGAAGGTACTTCAATACTCGTGGTTACCCATGATTCAGGAGTAGCTGCAAAGGCGGATAAAGTGGTGTTTATGAAGGACGGGAGAATATACTCGGAATTAGTACTAAAGGGTGAGGATATGGCACAGAGGCAAAGGAGGGTGAGGGATATGATGAATGAAATAGAAATTTAG
- a CDS encoding FMN-dependent NADH-azoreductase: protein MKTLLINSHPDFNGKERFSNKLQKNFFEKFNKKFDKNELTIVNLYDMDVPKIEMNGLLGIWEKQMNGKELLENEKTIIEKSQKILLQFKEHHRIVIATPLHNFNITSKLKDYIDNILLPNETFKYTETGSVGLMTDNYKILLLQASGSIFTNNDRYTPMEFTHYYLKSLFEEFMGFDKFYIVRAEGTPLLPADEVLNSAKNDLDTVFDDFYSIENK, encoded by the coding sequence ATGAAAACATTACTAATTAATTCACATCCAGATTTTAATGGTAAGGAACGATTTTCAAATAAATTACAGAAAAATTTTTTTGAAAAATTTAATAAAAAATTTGATAAAAATGAACTTACTATAGTCAATCTATATGATATGGATGTTCCAAAGATAGAAATGAATGGATTATTGGGAATATGGGAAAAACAAATGAATGGTAAAGAGCTTTTAGAAAACGAAAAAACGATAATTGAGAAATCACAAAAAATATTATTACAATTTAAAGAACATCATCGTATAGTAATAGCTACACCGCTACATAACTTTAATATAACTTCAAAATTGAAAGATTATATAGATAATATTTTACTTCCAAATGAAACTTTCAAATATACAGAAACCGGTTCAGTAGGTCTCATGACAGATAATTATAAAATATTACTGCTCCAGGCAAGTGGAAGTATATTTACAAATAATGATAGATACACACCAATGGAATTTACACATTATTATTTAAAATCTTTATTTGAAGAATTTATGGGATTTGATAAATTTTATATAGTAAGGGCGGAAGGTACACCTTTATTGCCGGCTGATGAAGTATTAAATTCAGCAAAAAATGATTTAGATACTGTATTTGATGATTTTTATTCTATAGAAAATAAATAA
- a CDS encoding YdiU family protein: MTINLKNTYYKELPDKFYTQVNPIPFKNPKMILFNDNLAENLGFDENERAFFKSSSGVEFFSGNKLPVGSIPIAQAYAGHQFGHFTMLGDGRALLLGEFTSEDGTLYDIQLKGSGKTPYSRNGDGKAVLAPMLREYIISEAMFYLNIPTTRSLAVVTTGETVYRGIEKIGAVLTRTAKGHIRTGTFEYAYKYCNLKDLKILTDYTINRFFPHLEKIEGNIKYILFIEEVIKLQAKLISQWDLTGFVHGVMNTDNMSVCGETIDYGPCAFMDIYHPATVFSSIDIYGRYSYENQSRIGLWNLTVFAECILPIFNYTYNSHQNSLNYEKAIILVKEKLSEFNILYNKYKLSSMRKKLGLFNENENDEKLYKDLLNIMEKYKADYTNTFVGLTTENFGEKIKYNFLFFNSQDFKNWKHQWELRKKQQENSKKESINLMKKHNPIVIPRNHIVEEALFDAENGNFETIKSLLDILSTPYNYNRKLSEKYTEPLISRIPYQTYCGT, translated from the coding sequence ATGACTATAAACTTAAAAAATACATATTATAAAGAATTGCCTGATAAATTTTATACACAAGTAAATCCTATACCTTTTAAAAATCCGAAAATGATTCTTTTTAATGATAATTTAGCTGAAAATCTGGGATTTGATGAAAATGAAAGAGCTTTTTTTAAAAGCTCCTCAGGAGTTGAATTTTTTTCGGGAAATAAATTACCTGTCGGCTCGATTCCTATTGCTCAGGCTTATGCAGGACATCAATTCGGTCATTTTACAATGTTGGGTGACGGAAGGGCCTTACTTCTCGGAGAATTTACTTCCGAAGACGGGACATTATATGATATACAGTTAAAAGGCTCAGGAAAAACTCCATATTCACGAAATGGAGACGGAAAAGCCGTATTAGCTCCCATGCTAAGAGAATATATTATAAGTGAAGCCATGTTTTACCTCAATATTCCCACTACAAGAAGTCTGGCAGTAGTCACTACCGGAGAAACTGTATATAGGGGAATAGAAAAAATAGGAGCCGTTCTCACAAGAACGGCAAAAGGGCATATAAGAACAGGAACATTTGAATACGCCTATAAATACTGTAATTTAAAAGATTTGAAAATATTAACCGATTACACTATAAACAGATTTTTTCCTCATTTAGAAAAAATTGAAGGAAATATAAAATATATACTTTTTATTGAAGAAGTTATAAAATTACAGGCAAAATTAATCTCTCAATGGGATTTAACAGGATTTGTACACGGAGTAATGAATACGGATAATATGTCCGTTTGTGGAGAAACAATAGATTACGGACCTTGTGCATTTATGGATATATACCATCCTGCGACCGTTTTCAGCTCCATTGATATTTATGGAAGATATTCATATGAAAATCAGTCCCGTATAGGATTGTGGAATCTAACTGTTTTTGCTGAATGTATTCTGCCTATTTTCAATTATACTTATAACAGTCATCAAAATTCTTTGAATTATGAAAAAGCAATAATTTTAGTTAAGGAAAAACTTTCAGAGTTTAATATTTTATATAATAAATACAAGCTTTCAAGTATGAGAAAAAAGTTAGGACTGTTTAACGAGAATGAAAATGATGAAAAACTTTACAAAGATTTGCTGAATATTATGGAAAAATATAAAGCTGACTATACAAATACTTTTGTCGGATTAACTACAGAAAATTTCGGAGAAAAAATTAAATATAATTTTCTCTTTTTCAATTCTCAGGACTTCAAAAATTGGAAACACCAATGGGAATTAAGAAAAAAGCAACAGGAAAATTCTAAAAAAGAATCTATAAATCTGATGAAAAAACATAATCCTATCGTAATTCCCAGAAATCACATTGTTGAAGAAGCACTGTTTGATGCTGAAAATGGCAATTTTGAAACAATAAAAAGTCTTCTGGATATTCTTTCCACTCCTTATAATTATAATAGGAAATTATCGGAAAAATATACAGAGCCGTTAATAAGCCGTATTCCTTATCAAACTTACTGTGGAACATAG
- a CDS encoding dihydroorotate oxidase has protein sequence MATTHTHIGNYEFKSCFMNAAGVYCYDRSELEKVINSEAGTFVTKTATLNKREGNPLPRYYDTELGSINSMGLPNLGIDYYLEYLIELQETMPERSFFLSLVGMSPEETHILLKKVQESSFKGPIELNLSCPNLPGKPQIAYDFETTEILLSEIFEYFKKPLGAKLPPYFDIVHFDQAAKIFNKFPLFFVNCVNSIGNGLIIKDEYTVIKPKNGFGGIGGEYIKPTALANVHAFYQRLNSSIRIIGTGGVLNGKDAFEHILCGASMVQVGTALQKEGPEIFKRLNEELESIMNEKGYKTIEDFRGKLKMI, from the coding sequence ATGGCAACTACACATACACATATTGGAAATTATGAATTTAAAAGCTGTTTTATGAATGCAGCAGGGGTTTACTGCTATGACCGTAGTGAATTGGAAAAGGTAATTAATTCCGAAGCGGGAACTTTTGTAACGAAAACTGCCACATTGAATAAACGTGAAGGGAACCCTCTTCCACGTTATTATGATACTGAATTAGGAAGTATTAATTCTATGGGATTGCCTAATCTCGGAATTGATTATTATTTGGAGTATCTTATCGAATTACAAGAAACAATGCCCGAACGTTCTTTTTTCCTTTCTCTTGTAGGTATGTCCCCTGAAGAAACTCATATATTACTTAAAAAAGTTCAGGAAAGCAGTTTTAAAGGTCCGATAGAATTAAATCTGTCTTGCCCTAATTTGCCCGGAAAACCTCAAATCGCCTATGATTTTGAAACAACCGAAATTCTTTTATCGGAAATATTTGAATATTTTAAAAAGCCGTTAGGAGCAAAATTACCTCCGTATTTTGATATTGTTCACTTTGATCAGGCTGCAAAAATTTTCAATAAATTTCCTTTGTTTTTTGTAAACTGCGTAAATAGTATCGGAAACGGTTTGATAATTAAAGATGAATATACTGTTATTAAACCGAAAAACGGATTCGGAGGAATAGGCGGAGAATATATCAAACCTACGGCATTAGCCAATGTTCATGCTTTTTATCAAAGATTAAATTCATCTATACGGATTATAGGAACAGGAGGAGTTTTAAATGGAAAAGATGCTTTCGAGCATATTTTATGCGGGGCTTCCATGGTTCAGGTAGGAACTGCTCTCCAGAAGGAAGGGCCTGAAATTTTTAAACGCTTAAATGAAGAGTTGGAAAGTATAATGAATGAAAAGGGTTATAAAACAATAGAAGATTTCAGGGGGAAATTGAAAATGATATAA
- a CDS encoding GNAT family N-acetyltransferase encodes MIVKLNNKDRVRAERILEIQTAAYKIESEIIKFYEIPALNDTVETIINSNEIYLGYEINSTVAGFLSYEYKGNFFEICKMTVDPDFFRNGVAGSLLRYMMADIVKNSKVVVSTGSKNVPAKNLYRKYGFEEKNEIEIEKGFFITLMEYSSLLE; translated from the coding sequence ATGATAGTAAAATTAAACAATAAAGACAGAGTTAGAGCTGAAAGGATTCTTGAAATCCAAACTGCGGCATATAAGATAGAATCTGAAATAATAAAATTTTATGAAATACCTGCATTGAATGATACTGTTGAAACTATTATAAATTCAAATGAAATTTATTTAGGATATGAAATTAACAGTACTGTTGCAGGTTTTCTCTCCTATGAATATAAAGGGAATTTTTTTGAAATATGTAAAATGACTGTTGATCCGGATTTTTTCAGAAATGGAGTTGCCGGAAGTCTTTTAAGGTATATGATGGCAGATATAGTTAAAAATTCAAAAGTTGTTGTCTCCACGGGTTCAAAAAATGTTCCTGCAAAAAATCTTTATAGAAAATATGGATTTGAAGAAAAAAATGAGATTGAAATAGAAAAAGGTTTTTTTATTACTCTGATGGAGTATTCATCTTTATTAGAATAA